The proteins below come from a single bacterium HR11 genomic window:
- the rlmI gene encoding Ribosomal RNA large subunit methyltransferase I codes for MHPVVQVPRSLARRVRRGQLWVRRGEWEAAGLPVLPAGSWVRLVERESHEFIALAYYNPHSQIVARVVSYGPISVDAEFWYERFRQAWDLRAHWLAEWPDTNAWRWVHAEADGLPGLIVDYYDGHAVLQILTLGMDTQRDAIVEALRRFPLKGIAEKSVGRARQAEGLDDRVGVLWGDVPAVLTIREGGVEYLVDWVEGHKTGFYLDQRENRLWVGRHARDRTALDLCAYTGSFSLAAVLGGAQKAVAVETSRKALELGERQAERLGVQDRIEWVQADVFDYVRHLVRQRARFDIVILDPPPLAPSRRDLPNAIRAYRELNRQAMRLVRPGGWLLTCTCSHHVRPETFVRVVYQAAASIPRRFRILAWRHQPPDHPFLLSVPETAYFQALLLQAE; via the coding sequence GCCGGGTCGTGGGTCCGGCTCGTCGAACGGGAGTCCCATGAGTTCATCGCCCTGGCGTACTACAATCCCCACAGCCAGATCGTCGCCCGGGTCGTCAGCTACGGGCCGATTTCGGTCGATGCCGAATTCTGGTACGAGCGATTCCGGCAGGCCTGGGACCTGCGGGCGCATTGGCTGGCGGAGTGGCCTGACACGAACGCCTGGCGGTGGGTCCACGCCGAGGCCGACGGCCTGCCGGGCCTCATCGTCGATTACTACGACGGCCATGCCGTCCTGCAAATCCTGACCCTGGGGATGGACACCCAACGGGACGCCATCGTCGAGGCCCTGCGGCGGTTCCCCCTGAAGGGGATCGCCGAAAAGAGCGTCGGCCGGGCCCGGCAGGCCGAGGGCCTGGACGACCGCGTCGGCGTCCTCTGGGGCGACGTCCCGGCGGTCCTGACGATTCGGGAAGGCGGCGTCGAGTACCTCGTCGACTGGGTCGAGGGCCACAAGACGGGCTTCTACCTGGACCAGCGGGAGAACCGCCTCTGGGTCGGCCGCCATGCCCGAGACCGGACCGCCCTGGACCTCTGCGCCTACACGGGGAGCTTCAGCCTGGCGGCCGTCCTCGGGGGCGCTCAGAAGGCCGTGGCCGTCGAGACGAGCCGGAAGGCCCTCGAGCTGGGCGAACGGCAGGCCGAGCGCCTCGGCGTGCAGGACCGCATCGAGTGGGTCCAGGCCGACGTATTCGACTACGTGCGGCACTTAGTCCGCCAACGGGCCCGCTTTGACATCGTCATCCTCGACCCGCCGCCCCTGGCGCCGTCCCGACGGGACCTGCCCAATGCGATCCGGGCCTACCGGGAACTCAACCGGCAGGCGATGCGCCTGGTCCGGCCCGGCGGATGGCTCCTGACCTGCACGTGCTCGCATCATGTCCGGCCGGAGACTTTCGTACGGGTCGTCTACCAGGCGGCCGCCAGCATCCCCCGGCGGTTCCGCATCCTGGCGTGGCGGCATCAACCTCCCGACCATCCCTTCCTCCTGAGCGTGCCCGAGACGGCCTACTTCCAGGCCCTGCTCCTGCAAGCGGAATGA
- the aviRb gene encoding 23S rRNA (uridine(2479)-2'-O)-methyltransferase — translation MTAMAKEWPSLTEDVLRRYERLLRRTEATHTMVLEGFRSVREALEYVDDPPVGVVVERSRLASPEWKGVQAALKRHRKVPVYVCTREQMARLSTVETPPGLLALWSRPPERSWPPPAEGYYAYFYQIRDPGNLGTIFRTALGAGIRGLLLSPGSVSPYNPKATRASMSACLRVPFWTDVAPSHLIRWYQQDRMPLIVVHPSRPRPLWNLRWPPRGVLVFGGETAPLPEVLSSLPGAHVPMRAPMDSLNVAVAATVAFYERLHAQSHK, via the coding sequence ATGACGGCGATGGCGAAGGAGTGGCCGTCTCTGACGGAAGATGTCCTCCGACGCTACGAGCGGCTCCTCCGGCGGACCGAGGCGACCCACACGATGGTCCTGGAGGGCTTCCGGTCCGTCCGGGAGGCCCTGGAATACGTCGATGACCCGCCCGTCGGGGTCGTCGTCGAGCGGTCCCGCTTGGCGAGTCCCGAATGGAAGGGCGTCCAGGCCGCCCTGAAGCGGCATCGGAAGGTGCCCGTCTATGTGTGCACCCGAGAGCAAATGGCGCGTCTTTCGACCGTCGAGACGCCGCCTGGCCTCTTAGCCCTCTGGTCTCGTCCACCGGAGCGGTCGTGGCCGCCCCCGGCAGAGGGCTACTATGCGTACTTCTATCAAATCCGGGACCCCGGTAACCTGGGGACGATCTTCCGGACGGCCCTGGGCGCCGGGATTCGGGGTCTCCTGCTGTCGCCGGGCTCCGTCTCCCCGTACAACCCGAAGGCCACCCGGGCCAGCATGAGCGCCTGCCTGCGGGTCCCCTTCTGGACGGACGTTGCGCCGAGCCATCTGATCCGATGGTATCAGCAGGACCGGATGCCCCTGATCGTCGTCCATCCCAGCCGGCCCCGTCCCCTCTGGAATCTCCGATGGCCGCCCCGGGGCGTGCTCGTCTTCGGGGGCGAGACGGCCCCCCTCCCGGAGGTCCTCTCGTCCCTGCCCGGGGCCCACGTCCCCATGCGGGCCCCGATGGACAGCCTCAACGTGGCCGTCGCCGCTACGGTCGCCTTCTACGAACGCCTCCACGCCCAAAGCCATAAATAG
- the nadK gene encoding NAD kinase produces the protein MTRPRGESLDPKAVRRFGLLVKYRHPRAPETTARVVQEVRASGGQAYLPEECRGRLGEAVERDVQWLPLPELAAAVDCMVVIGGDGTFLQAVRSIAGRPVPVLGIHLGRLGFLTEVTVEEVPAVFEAFRQGRLQVQPRTLLQATIERTDGPLGPFTVLNDVVVNKSALARIIDLRVTVDGEFLTNYRADGLIIATPTGSTAYSLSAGGSIVYPTVPVILLTPICPHALTQRPILLPDTARVEVVLEVENEDVVVTLDGQQGYPLGFRERVVVRKAPEPLRFVTHPERSFFETLRMKLKWGE, from the coding sequence ATGACCCGACCCAGGGGCGAGAGTTTAGACCCGAAGGCCGTCCGTCGTTTCGGTCTGCTCGTCAAGTACCGTCATCCCCGGGCGCCCGAGACGACCGCCCGGGTCGTCCAGGAGGTCCGGGCCTCCGGCGGCCAGGCGTATCTCCCGGAGGAATGCCGGGGCCGCTTGGGCGAGGCCGTCGAGCGGGACGTCCAGTGGCTCCCCTTGCCCGAGTTGGCCGCCGCCGTCGACTGCATGGTCGTCATCGGCGGAGACGGGACGTTCCTACAAGCCGTCCGGAGCATCGCCGGTCGGCCCGTCCCTGTCCTGGGCATCCACCTGGGCCGGTTGGGTTTCCTGACGGAGGTGACCGTCGAAGAGGTCCCGGCCGTCTTCGAGGCCTTCCGCCAGGGCCGCCTGCAGGTCCAGCCCCGGACGCTCCTGCAGGCGACCATCGAACGGACGGACGGGCCTTTAGGCCCCTTCACGGTCCTCAACGACGTCGTCGTCAACAAGTCGGCCCTCGCCCGGATCATCGACCTCCGGGTGACGGTCGACGGGGAATTCCTGACGAACTATCGGGCCGACGGCCTGATCATCGCCACGCCGACGGGGTCGACGGCCTACTCGCTCTCGGCCGGCGGGTCCATCGTGTACCCGACGGTCCCGGTCATCCTGCTGACGCCCATCTGTCCGCACGCCCTGACCCAGCGGCCCATCCTCCTGCCGGACACGGCCCGGGTCGAAGTCGTCCTGGAGGTCGAGAACGAGGACGTCGTCGTCACCCTGGACGGCCAGCAGGGCTACCCCCTGGGATTTCGGGAGCGGGTCGTCGTCCGGAAGGCGCCCGAGCCGCTTCGATTCGTGACCCACCCCGAGCGGTCCTTCTTCGAGACGCTCCGGATGAAACTGAAATGGGGAGAGTGA
- the pipB2 gene encoding Secreted effector protein PipB2 produces the protein MADPTHVAHLDAGDWNEWRTAHPHITPDLSRLDLAGRDLHGLNLQGAVLQSTNLEGADLSGCDLRGAQLRMARLNRARFQDAVLDGADLSFQNLLEVDFTGASLRHVDLRNSELHGSRLDGADLSYARLDGVSMAGCSLQNVRVFKASMLRARIRGADFTGAVLEEVDLSESDALETRWREAEWRQVLAQRANLTRANFYQARWDQVQLQGSQMNGANLRFLQAHRVQMEGVALEGADLTGSRWSDCVLRRVTARHTQVDEVTMEQVSLDGSLWDGVDFHTARLTAVTWTGAWLNGCRFTGMNLRSADFQQAQLVGADFTEADLRSARLDRADLQGAVFRRANLERARLVEVQAPRADFGRASLALADLRGGHFPYADFRFATLTGADLTRARMDYAQLSYADLRTARVLRAWWWGADLSHARVRGLWAWRVLLRMGRLFFAARRRVWELRQAREEARRRRAEEVLRERRSPR, from the coding sequence ATGGCCGACCCGACCCACGTGGCCCACTTGGACGCCGGCGATTGGAATGAATGGCGGACAGCCCACCCCCACATCACGCCCGACCTCAGTCGGCTGGACCTGGCCGGCCGGGACCTCCACGGGTTGAACCTCCAGGGGGCCGTCCTGCAGTCGACGAATCTCGAGGGGGCCGACCTCTCCGGGTGTGACCTCCGGGGCGCTCAGCTCCGGATGGCCCGCCTGAACCGAGCCCGCTTCCAGGACGCCGTCCTGGACGGGGCTGACCTGAGCTTCCAGAACCTCCTGGAGGTCGACTTCACGGGGGCCTCCCTGCGGCATGTGGATTTGCGCAACAGCGAGCTTCACGGGAGCCGCCTGGACGGGGCCGACCTCTCCTACGCCCGCCTGGACGGCGTCTCCATGGCCGGGTGCTCCCTCCAAAACGTTCGGGTCTTTAAGGCCTCCATGCTCCGGGCTCGGATCCGGGGGGCCGACTTTACCGGTGCCGTCCTGGAGGAAGTCGACCTCTCCGAGTCGGACGCCCTCGAGACCCGATGGCGAGAAGCCGAGTGGAGGCAGGTCTTGGCCCAACGGGCGAACCTGACGCGGGCGAACTTCTACCAGGCCCGATGGGACCAGGTCCAACTCCAGGGTTCTCAAATGAACGGTGCCAACCTGCGCTTCTTGCAGGCCCACCGGGTCCAGATGGAGGGCGTCGCCCTCGAGGGGGCCGACCTGACGGGGAGTCGGTGGTCTGATTGCGTCCTCCGCCGCGTGACGGCCCGCCATACGCAGGTCGACGAGGTCACGATGGAGCAGGTCAGCCTGGACGGAAGCCTCTGGGACGGCGTCGACTTTCACACGGCCCGCCTGACGGCCGTCACGTGGACCGGGGCCTGGCTGAACGGCTGTCGTTTTACGGGCATGAACCTGCGGAGTGCCGACTTCCAGCAGGCTCAGCTGGTCGGCGCCGACTTTACGGAGGCCGACCTGCGGAGCGCGCGCCTGGACCGGGCCGACCTCCAGGGCGCCGTGTTCCGCCGGGCCAACCTGGAGCGGGCTCGCCTCGTCGAGGTGCAAGCCCCGAGGGCCGACTTCGGACGGGCGAGCTTGGCCCTGGCCGACTTGCGAGGCGGCCACTTCCCGTATGCCGACTTCCGCTTCGCTACCCTCACGGGCGCCGACCTGACCCGGGCCCGGATGGACTATGCCCAGTTGTCTTATGCGGACCTGCGGACAGCCCGAGTCTTGCGAGCGTGGTGGTGGGGAGCCGACTTGAGCCATGCCCGGGTCCGGGGCCTCTGGGCCTGGCGGGTCTTGCTCCGAATGGGCCGTCTGTTCTTTGCCGCCCGGCGGAGGGTCTGGGAACTCCGGCAGGCGCGCGAGGAAGCCCGTCGGCGGCGAGCCGAGGAAGTCTTACGGGAGCGGCGCAGTCCGAGGTGA
- a CDS encoding Putative HTH-type transcriptional regulator — protein sequence MRISRSLDYAIRALVYLGMYQTGDLSHIAQSTRVPQPYLAKVMNRLVRKGLVRSTVGREGGYVLRKRPQDITVREVFEAVEGEFHLFDCYFGTEECYFISQNCAQLRFWNQLQQVILKALESTTLADLLPQSSKPMEVLYARCPTPPTPNP from the coding sequence GTGCGCATCAGCCGTTCCCTCGACTACGCCATCCGGGCCCTCGTCTACCTCGGGATGTACCAGACCGGTGACCTTTCCCATATCGCCCAATCGACACGCGTCCCCCAGCCCTACCTGGCGAAGGTCATGAACCGCCTCGTCCGAAAGGGCCTCGTCCGTTCGACCGTCGGCCGGGAAGGCGGCTACGTCCTGCGCAAACGCCCCCAGGACATCACGGTCCGGGAGGTCTTCGAGGCCGTCGAAGGCGAGTTCCATCTCTTCGACTGCTACTTCGGGACTGAAGAATGCTACTTCATCTCCCAGAACTGTGCCCAGCTCCGGTTCTGGAACCAGCTCCAACAGGTCATCCTGAAGGCCCTGGAGTCGACGACCTTGGCCGACCTATTGCCCCAATCCTCGAAACCCATGGAGGTCCTCTATGCACGTTGTCCGACGCCCCCGACTCCAAATCCGTAA
- the sufC gene encoding Vegetative protein 296, with protein sequence MHVVRRPRLQIRNLHVVVEDKEIVRGLDLTIYPGELHAIMGPNGSGKSTLALALMGHPKYQVTEGEVWLDGQNILEMKPHQRAMAGMFLAFQYPQEIQGVPMGRFLWTALTTRRKAGADGSPAPRDLLGFGKFLRGLLEDVRLNPDFAQRHLNVGFSGGEKKRAEVVQMMVFRPKMALLDEIDSGLDIDSVRIVAEALQKQRDGDMSVLIITHYPRILHYLEPDYVHVMVDGRIVHSGDKSLALRLEELGYEGFLRELLSESSTLTAPPA encoded by the coding sequence ATGCACGTTGTCCGACGCCCCCGACTCCAAATCCGTAACCTGCACGTCGTCGTGGAAGACAAGGAGATCGTTCGGGGCCTGGACCTGACGATTTATCCCGGCGAGCTCCATGCCATCATGGGGCCCAACGGCTCGGGCAAGAGCACCCTGGCCCTGGCCCTGATGGGCCATCCGAAGTACCAGGTCACGGAAGGCGAGGTCTGGCTCGACGGCCAGAACATCCTCGAGATGAAGCCCCATCAGCGGGCGATGGCCGGGATGTTCCTGGCCTTCCAGTACCCCCAGGAGATCCAGGGCGTCCCGATGGGCCGCTTCCTGTGGACGGCCCTGACGACCCGTCGGAAGGCCGGCGCCGACGGAAGCCCGGCGCCCCGGGACCTGCTCGGCTTCGGAAAGTTCCTGCGGGGCCTTCTCGAAGACGTCCGCCTGAACCCGGACTTCGCCCAGCGGCATCTGAACGTGGGCTTCTCGGGCGGTGAAAAGAAGCGGGCCGAGGTCGTCCAGATGATGGTCTTCCGGCCCAAGATGGCCCTGCTGGACGAGATCGACTCGGGCCTCGACATCGACAGCGTCCGCATCGTCGCCGAGGCCCTCCAGAAACAGCGGGACGGGGACATGAGCGTCCTGATCATCACGCACTACCCCCGGATTTTGCACTACCTGGAGCCGGACTACGTCCACGTGATGGTCGACGGCCGCATCGTCCACAGCGGCGACAAGTCCCTGGCCCTTCGCCTGGAAGAGTTGGGCTACGAGGGGTTCCTCCGGGAACTCCTCTCGGAAAGCTCGACCCTGACGGCCCCCCCTGCCTAA
- the sufB gene encoding FeS cluster assembly protein SufB yields MATRNPSFLDLDYSRYNFRDTVEYVYRTPKGLTREIVAEISAIKGEPEWMRDFRLRAYEIFIRKPMPTWGADLSGVNFDEYTYYLRPTDRKGRTWDEVPEEIRRTFERLGIPEAERKFLAGVGAQYECLAGDTRVFTHRGPVPIRDVQPGDIVFSFDEDQGRLVPARVKALAYKGEREVFEVKVGTRKLKATANHPFLVLEYERAPGRRRGRYRRTWKYLYELKPGDLVAVAKRLPDVGRPYRLERPEAPDGRGWRYNPIALPEETSPDLMWWLGLYVGDGTIHRDGPRKARVELAIPASDTALRGELQRVTTRLFGVPARNGDAHRMTVYSTLLARYLEQNGFDGDARTKRVPSWVFTLPRDQVLSFIGGYVDADGYVRSHPKSHDVILTSVNKPLLQDVQALCVQSGLATSHIHRFESKHPLEPTRAIVGYRLQISGEVEQIGVRSPQRMNRLGLKKYYHDYSSAHGTTFRDHVNEDIGFVRVDSITPAGTEAVYDIEVEGPHNFVAEGLIVHNSEVVYHHIREDLAKKGVIFVDTDTAVREYPDLVRPYFGTVVPPEDNKFAALNSAVWSGGSFVYVPAGVRVDIPLQAYFRINAENVGQFERTLIIAEEGAYVHYIEGCLPAGEQVSVGDRWVNVESIKPGDLVVAHTGRKARVRAVMVRPYRGDMLTIRPVSPYNAFRLTPEHPVWVVRRRDVLVRRRPRNGWLPEADTQKLRAALPQYVPAGELEVGDFLVFPKVRSEGHNPKYSPQLLKLLGYYLAEGSAFVHGKPTVSFTFGDHETDVIAEVVSLIRELTGRHPYVVPLKGRHAVNVIVQSEELMNLCVEACGKGAADKRLSEELMKLPPEQIRPLLEAYFRGDGNVCDKGNSIMYRAATASEKLAQQIQELLARQGIFASIQVRPGGVDMVQGRRIRRKDQYIIVYTLDKRWSLVRETDDYFLVPIRAIERTPYEGFVFNLDVEGLQSYLVRGFAVHNCTAPIYSKDSLHSAVVEIIAKRGAHVRYTTIQNWSKNVYNLVTKRAVAYEDATVEWIDGNMGSKVTMKYPCVYLLGKGAKAEILSVAYAGAGQHQDSGGKVIHGAPYTTSTITSKSISKDGGRTTYRGLVKVPKGSVGVKVNVRCDALILDEKSRSDTYPYMEIEEERVTIAHEATVGKISDDQIFYLMSRGLTEAEALALIVLGFIEPFAKVLPMEYAIELNRLIQLEMEGAVG; encoded by the coding sequence ATGGCGACCCGAAATCCCAGTTTTCTGGACTTGGATTACAGCCGCTACAACTTCCGGGATACCGTCGAATACGTCTACCGGACCCCAAAGGGCCTGACGCGGGAGATCGTGGCCGAGATCTCGGCCATCAAGGGCGAGCCCGAGTGGATGCGGGACTTCCGCCTGCGGGCCTACGAGATCTTCATCCGGAAGCCCATGCCGACGTGGGGCGCCGACCTGAGTGGGGTCAACTTCGACGAGTACACGTACTACCTGCGGCCGACGGACCGGAAGGGCCGGACCTGGGACGAGGTCCCCGAGGAGATCCGGCGGACCTTCGAGCGGCTCGGCATCCCCGAGGCCGAGCGCAAGTTCCTGGCCGGCGTCGGCGCCCAGTATGAGTGCTTGGCCGGGGATACCCGTGTGTTCACCCACCGGGGGCCCGTGCCGATTCGGGACGTTCAGCCCGGCGATATCGTTTTTTCGTTTGACGAAGACCAGGGACGCCTCGTCCCGGCGCGTGTCAAGGCCCTGGCGTATAAGGGGGAACGCGAAGTCTTTGAGGTGAAGGTCGGGACCCGAAAACTTAAGGCGACGGCCAATCATCCCTTCCTGGTCCTGGAATACGAGCGGGCGCCGGGTCGGCGGCGGGGTCGATACCGGCGGACTTGGAAGTACCTTTATGAGTTAAAGCCTGGAGACCTCGTCGCCGTGGCGAAGCGTCTCCCAGATGTTGGCCGCCCCTATCGTCTGGAACGGCCGGAGGCGCCGGACGGTCGGGGGTGGCGGTATAACCCCATCGCCCTGCCGGAAGAGACGTCTCCTGACCTCATGTGGTGGCTGGGGCTTTACGTCGGGGACGGGACGATCCATCGGGATGGGCCTCGAAAGGCTCGGGTAGAATTGGCGATCCCGGCTTCAGACACGGCTCTGCGGGGCGAACTCCAGCGGGTCACCACCCGCCTGTTTGGGGTCCCGGCGAGAAATGGGGATGCCCATCGAATGACCGTTTATTCGACCCTGCTGGCCCGTTACTTGGAACAGAACGGGTTCGACGGGGATGCGCGTACGAAGCGAGTCCCGTCCTGGGTCTTCACCTTGCCCCGGGACCAGGTCTTAAGCTTCATCGGCGGATATGTCGATGCCGATGGGTATGTCCGGTCGCACCCCAAGAGTCATGACGTCATCCTGACCAGTGTGAACAAGCCCTTGCTTCAGGATGTACAGGCCCTTTGCGTCCAGAGTGGCCTGGCTACGTCTCACATCCATCGTTTTGAGTCGAAGCATCCTTTGGAACCGACGCGGGCCATCGTCGGCTACCGACTTCAAATTTCGGGAGAGGTGGAGCAAATCGGAGTCCGGTCGCCCCAGCGAATGAATCGGTTGGGCCTAAAGAAGTACTATCATGATTACTCCAGTGCTCACGGGACGACCTTCCGGGACCACGTTAACGAGGACATCGGCTTCGTGCGGGTCGACTCTATCACGCCGGCCGGGACGGAAGCCGTATATGACATCGAGGTCGAGGGACCTCATAACTTCGTGGCCGAGGGTCTGATCGTTCACAACTCGGAGGTCGTGTACCACCACATCCGGGAGGACCTGGCCAAGAAGGGCGTCATCTTTGTCGATACCGACACGGCCGTCCGGGAGTATCCGGACCTGGTCCGCCCGTACTTTGGAACGGTCGTCCCGCCGGAGGACAACAAGTTTGCGGCCCTCAACAGCGCCGTCTGGAGCGGCGGGTCGTTCGTCTACGTCCCGGCGGGCGTGCGGGTCGACATCCCCCTTCAGGCGTACTTCCGGATCAACGCCGAGAACGTCGGCCAGTTCGAGCGGACGCTCATCATCGCCGAAGAGGGGGCCTACGTCCATTACATCGAGGGTTGTCTGCCGGCCGGCGAGCAGGTTAGCGTCGGCGACCGCTGGGTCAACGTCGAGAGCATCAAGCCGGGCGACTTGGTCGTCGCCCACACCGGTCGTAAGGCTCGGGTCCGGGCCGTCATGGTTCGACCCTACCGCGGTGACATGCTCACGATCCGACCGGTCTCCCCGTACAACGCCTTCCGGCTGACGCCGGAGCACCCGGTATGGGTCGTCCGTCGGCGAGACGTCCTCGTCCGGCGCCGTCCCCGTAACGGCTGGCTCCCGGAGGCCGACACGCAAAAGCTTCGGGCGGCTTTGCCGCAATATGTCCCGGCCGGTGAGCTGGAGGTCGGCGACTTCCTGGTCTTCCCGAAAGTGCGGTCGGAGGGCCATAACCCGAAGTACTCCCCTCAGCTCCTGAAGCTCCTGGGTTACTACCTGGCCGAGGGATCGGCGTTCGTCCATGGGAAACCGACCGTCTCCTTTACATTTGGGGACCATGAAACAGACGTCATCGCAGAAGTCGTCTCGCTGATCCGGGAGCTGACGGGTCGTCATCCCTACGTCGTACCCTTGAAGGGCCGTCATGCCGTGAATGTGATCGTGCAGTCGGAAGAGCTCATGAACTTGTGTGTCGAGGCTTGTGGTAAAGGAGCGGCGGACAAGCGGCTGAGCGAAGAACTCATGAAGCTTCCGCCCGAGCAAATTCGACCCCTCCTGGAGGCCTACTTCCGGGGGGACGGGAACGTCTGCGACAAAGGCAACAGCATCATGTACCGGGCCGCTACGGCCTCGGAGAAGCTGGCCCAACAGATTCAGGAACTGTTGGCCCGGCAAGGAATCTTCGCCAGCATTCAGGTCCGGCCGGGCGGTGTCGACATGGTCCAGGGTCGGCGCATCCGACGCAAGGACCAGTACATCATTGTTTATACGCTCGACAAGCGGTGGAGCTTGGTCCGGGAGACGGATGACTACTTCCTCGTCCCGATCCGGGCTATCGAGCGAACCCCTTACGAGGGCTTCGTGTTCAACCTGGACGTGGAGGGTCTTCAGTCCTATCTCGTCCGGGGCTTTGCCGTGCACAACTGCACGGCGCCCATCTATTCCAAGGACTCGCTCCACTCGGCCGTCGTCGAGATCATCGCCAAGCGGGGCGCCCACGTCCGGTACACGACGATCCAGAACTGGTCGAAGAACGTCTACAACCTCGTGACGAAGCGGGCCGTCGCTTACGAAGACGCCACCGTCGAATGGATCGACGGGAATATGGGGTCCAAGGTCACGATGAAGTACCCGTGTGTGTACTTGCTGGGCAAGGGGGCGAAGGCCGAAATCCTGTCGGTCGCTTACGCCGGGGCCGGCCAGCATCAGGACTCGGGCGGCAAGGTCATCCACGGGGCACCCTACACGACCTCGACGATCACGTCCAAGTCCATCAGCAAGGACGGCGGTCGGACGACCTACCGGGGCCTCGTGAAGGTCCCGAAGGGGTCTGTCGGCGTGAAGGTCAACGTCCGGTGCGACGCCTTGATCCTGGACGAGAAGTCCCGCTCGGACACGTACCCCTACATGGAGATCGAGGAAGAGCGGGTGACGATCGCCCATGAGGCGACCGTCGGCAAGATCAGCGACGACCAGATCTTCTACCTGATGTCGCGGGGCCTGACGGAGGCCGAGGCCCTGGCGTTGATCGTCCTGGGCTTCATCGAACCCTTTGCGAAAGTCTTACCGATGGAATATGCCATCGAGTTGAATCGGCTGATTCAGCTCGAAATGGAGGGGGCGGTCGGTTAA
- the sufD gene encoding FeS cluster assembly protein SufD, translating into MRAVVSTIPVLRSREDFERWLQAQAEPAWLQAWRRHCWQSAEDQPGWPESRYTRLRGFQPETYEVPAEWGLRPRPDWDLDPSYVWVVVRDDGLSVDPVPDRWKRALRVARFREMVAAGDDRLRRFWEDGQCLVDPETSRPAAYLNGLWTDGLWVEFHPADEASPALGIRIQRTRPQVGLVFPIVVWARPDSRGTLLVETESDDPAWDGFLITGLQVFSEARSDLNIQCIWNDAEESFDFVFHHARIERDARLSWATGWFGSRITQGRHHMRVAEPGAELSDIHVVFGHQRQHFDSQIFVQHTGPYTKSHVLMRGVMKDRARNVFYGLIRLEPVAQNADAYLQDHIMLLNPGAHSDSIPALEIEANQVRCGHSASVGEIDEEQLFYLQSRGLDETTARKLIVEGFLAPAIEAIALEDVRARIQAGIDRKWAQ; encoded by the coding sequence ATGAGGGCGGTCGTCTCGACGATCCCTGTCTTACGCTCTCGGGAAGATTTCGAGCGGTGGCTTCAGGCGCAGGCAGAGCCGGCCTGGCTTCAAGCGTGGCGCCGGCATTGCTGGCAGTCGGCCGAGGACCAACCGGGATGGCCGGAGTCCCGCTACACCCGTCTGCGGGGCTTCCAGCCGGAGACTTATGAGGTGCCCGCCGAGTGGGGCCTCCGACCCCGACCCGATTGGGACCTGGACCCCTCCTACGTGTGGGTCGTCGTTCGGGACGACGGCCTTTCCGTCGACCCCGTCCCGGACCGGTGGAAGCGGGCCCTGCGGGTCGCCCGCTTTCGGGAAATGGTCGCCGCCGGGGACGACCGCCTGCGGCGCTTTTGGGAAGACGGGCAGTGCCTCGTCGACCCCGAGACGAGCCGGCCGGCCGCCTATCTCAACGGCCTCTGGACCGACGGCCTCTGGGTCGAGTTCCACCCAGCCGATGAGGCGTCCCCGGCGCTGGGGATTCGGATTCAACGGACCCGGCCTCAGGTAGGCCTCGTCTTTCCGATCGTCGTATGGGCCCGTCCCGACAGCCGGGGGACGCTCCTCGTAGAGACGGAAAGCGACGACCCTGCGTGGGACGGCTTCCTGATCACGGGCCTGCAGGTCTTCTCGGAAGCCCGGTCGGACCTGAACATCCAGTGCATCTGGAACGACGCCGAGGAGAGTTTTGACTTCGTCTTTCACCATGCCCGGATCGAGCGGGACGCCCGGCTGAGCTGGGCGACGGGTTGGTTTGGGAGTCGCATCACGCAGGGCCGCCATCATATGCGGGTGGCCGAGCCGGGAGCGGAACTGAGCGACATTCATGTCGTGTTCGGCCATCAGCGCCAGCATTTCGACTCCCAGATCTTTGTTCAACACACGGGGCCGTATACGAAGAGTCACGTCCTGATGCGGGGCGTCATGAAAGACCGGGCCCGGAACGTCTTTTACGGCTTGATCCGTCTGGAGCCGGTCGCCCAGAACGCCGACGCCTACCTGCAGGACCATATCATGCTGTTGAATCCGGGCGCTCACTCGGACTCGATTCCGGCCCTCGAGATCGAGGCGAACCAGGTCCGGTGCGGTCACAGTGCGTCGGTCGGTGAGATCGACGAAGAGCAGTTGTTCTACCTTCAATCCCGGGGTCTGGACGAGACGACGGCCCGGAAGCTGATCGTCGAGGGCTTCCTGGCGCCGGCCATCGAGGCCATCGCCCTGGAGGACGTCCGGGCGCGCATTCAGGCGGGGATCGACCGGAAGTGGGCGCAGTAG